One genomic segment of Microcella indica includes these proteins:
- a CDS encoding citrate synthase translates to MSDADQKATLQFPGGTAEFPILTSVDGASSIDVSTLTMQTGLTALDYGFVNTASTQSAITYIDGDNGVLRYRGYAIEDVAANASFLEVAWLLIYGELPTPSELDAFDSRVRRHTLLHEDLKRFFDSLPHQAHPMSVLSSAVSALSTYYGDSLNPHDPEQVEISTIRLLAKLPVIAAYAHKKSVGQAFLYPDNSLSFVDNFLRLNFGTMAEPYEINPVLSQALERLLILHEDHEQNASTSTVRLVGSTQANLFASISAGINALSGPLHGGANESVLSMLGRIRDSGESVERFVERVKNKEDGVKLMGFGHRVYKSYDPRAKLVKESADAVLADLGMSDPLLDIARELEQIALGDDYFIERKLYPNVDFYTGVIYKAMGFPTRMFTVLFAIGRLPGWIAHWREMNDDPRTKIGRPQQLYTGSAARDWPQR, encoded by the coding sequence GTGAGCGACGCCGATCAGAAGGCCACCCTGCAGTTCCCGGGAGGAACCGCGGAGTTCCCGATCCTGACGAGCGTCGACGGCGCTTCCAGCATCGACGTCTCGACGCTGACGATGCAGACCGGTCTCACCGCGCTCGACTACGGCTTCGTCAACACCGCCTCGACGCAGAGCGCCATCACCTACATCGACGGCGACAACGGCGTGCTGCGCTACCGCGGCTACGCCATCGAGGATGTCGCGGCCAACGCCTCCTTCCTCGAAGTGGCCTGGCTGCTCATCTACGGTGAGCTGCCCACGCCCTCCGAGCTCGACGCCTTCGACTCGCGCGTGCGCCGCCACACGCTCCTCCACGAAGACCTCAAGCGCTTCTTCGACTCCCTCCCGCACCAGGCGCACCCCATGTCGGTGCTCTCCTCCGCGGTCTCGGCGCTCTCGACCTACTACGGCGACTCCCTCAACCCGCACGACCCCGAGCAGGTGGAGATCTCGACGATCCGCCTCCTCGCGAAGCTGCCCGTCATCGCCGCCTACGCGCACAAGAAGTCGGTCGGGCAGGCCTTCCTGTACCCCGACAACTCGCTGAGCTTCGTCGACAACTTCCTGCGCCTCAACTTCGGCACGATGGCCGAGCCGTACGAGATCAACCCCGTGCTGTCGCAGGCGCTCGAGCGCCTGCTCATCCTGCACGAGGACCACGAGCAGAACGCCTCAACCTCGACGGTGCGGCTCGTCGGCTCGACGCAGGCCAACCTCTTCGCCTCCATCTCGGCGGGCATCAACGCGCTCTCGGGCCCGCTGCACGGCGGCGCGAACGAGTCGGTGCTGAGCATGCTCGGGCGCATCCGTGACAGCGGAGAGAGCGTCGAGCGGTTCGTGGAGCGCGTCAAGAACAAGGAGGACGGCGTCAAGCTCATGGGCTTCGGGCACCGCGTCTACAAGTCGTACGATCCGCGCGCGAAGCTCGTCAAGGAGAGCGCGGATGCCGTGCTCGCCGACCTCGGCATGAGCGACCCGCTGCTCGACATCGCTCGCGAGCTCGAGCAGATCGCGCTCGGCGACGACTACTTCATCGAGCGCAAGCTGTACCCCAACGTCGACTTCTACACAGGCGTCATCTACAAGGCGATGGGCTTCCCGACGCGCATGTTCACGGTGCTCTTCGCCATCGGGCGCCTGCCCGGCTGGATCGCCCACTGGCGCGAGATGAACGACGACCCGCGTACGAAGATCGGCCGCCCCCAGCAGCTGTACACGGGTTCGGCTGCGCGCGACTGGCCCCAGCGCTAG
- the serA gene encoding phosphoglycerate dehydrogenase, protein MSKPVVLIAEQLSPATVDALGPDFDVRHVDGTDRAALLAALPEAHAILIRSATQVDAEAIAAGSALKVVARAGVGLDNVDVKAATEAGVMVVNAPTSNVVSAAELAVGHILALARHIPEANASMKAGEWKRSAFTGFELYEKTIGIVGLGRIGTLVAQRLAGFEVELLGFDPYVPPARAAQLGVTLVTLDELMERSDVITIHIPKTPETTNLISTDEFAKAKPSLRIVNASRGGIIDEDALHEALASGLIAGAGLDVFVSEPPKGSPLLDLPTIQLTPHLGASTDEAQEKAGVSVAKSVRLALDGELVPDAVNVAGGTIDPSVRPGIPLMEKLGQVWASLADHSFASIDVEVRGEIVAHDVGVLKLAALKGIFGRISSEQVSYVNAPLLAEQRGVEVRLITDEVSEEYRNLLTIRGSLADGTQLSVSGTLVGAKQVQKIVEINGYDVEVPMAEHFIVMLYTDRPGIVAVYGKEFGEAQINIAGMQIARHTAGGPALSVLTVDSQVPDELLERLRGEIDASFLREITLYEA, encoded by the coding sequence GTGTCCAAGCCCGTCGTGCTCATCGCCGAACAGCTGTCTCCCGCCACCGTCGACGCTCTCGGCCCCGACTTCGACGTGCGCCACGTCGACGGCACCGACCGCGCCGCCCTGCTCGCCGCCCTGCCGGAGGCGCACGCGATCCTCATCCGCTCGGCGACGCAGGTCGACGCCGAGGCGATCGCCGCCGGCTCCGCCCTCAAGGTCGTCGCGCGCGCCGGGGTCGGGCTCGACAACGTCGACGTCAAGGCTGCGACCGAGGCGGGCGTCATGGTCGTCAACGCGCCCACGAGCAACGTCGTGAGCGCCGCCGAGCTCGCGGTCGGGCACATCCTCGCCCTCGCCCGCCACATTCCCGAGGCGAACGCCTCCATGAAGGCGGGGGAGTGGAAGCGCTCCGCTTTCACGGGCTTCGAGCTGTACGAGAAGACCATCGGCATCGTCGGCCTCGGCCGCATCGGCACCCTCGTCGCCCAGCGTCTCGCCGGGTTCGAGGTCGAGCTGCTCGGCTTCGACCCCTACGTTCCACCGGCGCGCGCCGCGCAGCTCGGCGTGACGCTCGTGACCCTCGACGAGCTCATGGAGCGCAGCGACGTCATCACGATCCACATTCCCAAGACGCCCGAGACCACGAACCTCATCAGCACGGACGAGTTCGCGAAGGCGAAGCCCTCCCTGCGCATCGTCAACGCGAGCCGCGGCGGCATCATCGACGAGGATGCCCTGCACGAGGCCCTCGCGAGCGGCCTCATCGCCGGCGCGGGCCTCGACGTCTTCGTGAGCGAGCCGCCGAAGGGCTCCCCGCTGCTCGACCTGCCCACCATCCAGCTGACGCCGCACCTCGGCGCCTCGACCGACGAGGCGCAGGAGAAGGCCGGGGTCTCGGTCGCCAAGTCGGTGCGCCTCGCGCTCGACGGCGAGCTCGTTCCCGACGCCGTGAACGTGGCCGGTGGCACGATCGATCCGAGCGTGCGCCCGGGCATCCCGCTCATGGAGAAGCTCGGCCAGGTCTGGGCGAGCCTCGCCGATCACTCGTTCGCGAGCATCGACGTCGAGGTGCGCGGCGAGATCGTCGCGCACGACGTGGGCGTGCTCAAGCTCGCCGCCCTCAAGGGCATCTTCGGCCGTATCTCCTCCGAGCAGGTCAGCTACGTCAACGCGCCGCTGCTCGCCGAGCAGCGCGGCGTCGAGGTGCGCCTCATCACCGACGAGGTGAGCGAGGAGTACCGCAACCTACTGACGATCCGCGGCTCGCTCGCCGACGGCACGCAGCTGTCCGTGAGCGGCACGCTCGTCGGCGCGAAGCAGGTGCAGAAGATCGTCGAGATCAACGGCTACGACGTCGAAGTGCCCATGGCGGAGCACTTCATCGTCATGCTCTACACCGACCGGCCGGGCATCGTCGCGGTGTACGGCAAGGAGTTCGGCGAGGCCCAGATCAACATCGCCGGCATGCAGATCGCCCGGCACACCGCGGGCGGGCCGGCACTGAGCGTGCTGACCGTAGACTCGCAGGTGCCGGACGAGCTGCTGGAGCGCTTGCGCGGCGAGATCGATGCCTCGTTCCTGCGCGAGATCACGCTCTACGAGGCCTGA
- a CDS encoding FdhF/YdeP family oxidoreductase — MTDRRGLPASPVPASPEPDLVVTAPKEWAAGVPGVLHAMGPALAEMGLGRSLTLLTKLNQQQGLDCMSCAWPDPAHRKAAEFCENGAKAVTWEATPLTVPSSFWAENSLTDLLERDEYWLGQQGRLVEPVHKPADSDHYHPVSWDEAFSIIGERLASLESPDQAAFYTSGRASNEAAFLYQLFVRAYGTNNLPDCSNMCHESTGAALTETLGIGKATVAYDDFAQADLIIVMGQNPGTNHPRMLTALEEAKSNGASVVAVNPLVEAGLKRYKNPQTVRGVVGRGSSIADQYLQIRSGGDMALLQALSRRVLEAEAAAPGTVLDHAFLAEHASGVEETIAHLSAVDEAEVLAATGLTSQEIDELGQRYLRADRVIITWAMGITQHRRAVATIREIVNLLLLRGNMGKPGAGACPVRGHSNVQGDRTMGVWEKMPAWFLDALEREFGFAPPREEGVDSVHGVQAMRRGEIRAWVSLGGNFVGAISDTAAAEAAMRGTDLTVQISTKLNRSHVVTGREAIILPTLGRTEIDRQASGEQFVTVEDTVCAVHASYGAVQPVDERLLSEVAIVCRMAEAVLGDRVSIPWRDFEGDYDLIRDRISRVVPGFDDYSARARRPEGFVLPNGPRDSRSFATATGRAMLTVNALEAVERPAGRLLLQTLRSHDQFNTTIYGLNDRYRGIKKGRRVVFVNPDDLAELGLEDGQRVDIVSEWRGADHGFLSDWRVVAYPTARGCAAAYFPEANVLVPLESVAEGSNTPVSKAVVVRLEPHRADAPDTDAPDTDRAPEPASRPDTEPSLTR; from the coding sequence GTGACCGACCGCAGAGGCCTCCCAGCCAGCCCCGTACCCGCGAGCCCCGAGCCCGACCTCGTCGTGACCGCGCCGAAGGAGTGGGCCGCGGGTGTCCCCGGCGTGCTGCACGCGATGGGGCCGGCGCTCGCCGAGATGGGGCTGGGGCGCTCGCTCACGCTCCTCACGAAGCTCAACCAGCAGCAGGGCCTCGACTGCATGAGCTGCGCGTGGCCCGACCCCGCGCACCGCAAGGCCGCCGAGTTCTGCGAGAACGGCGCGAAGGCGGTCACGTGGGAGGCGACGCCCCTCACGGTGCCGTCGAGCTTCTGGGCCGAGAACTCGCTCACCGACCTCCTCGAGCGTGACGAGTACTGGCTCGGTCAGCAAGGGCGCCTCGTCGAGCCCGTGCACAAGCCCGCCGACAGCGACCACTACCACCCGGTGAGCTGGGACGAGGCGTTCTCGATCATCGGCGAGCGGCTCGCCTCGCTCGAGTCGCCCGACCAGGCGGCCTTCTACACGAGCGGGCGTGCATCCAATGAGGCAGCCTTCCTCTACCAGCTGTTCGTGCGCGCCTACGGCACCAACAATCTGCCCGACTGCTCCAACATGTGCCACGAGTCGACGGGCGCAGCGCTCACGGAGACGCTCGGCATCGGCAAGGCCACGGTCGCCTACGACGACTTCGCGCAGGCCGACCTCATCATCGTGATGGGCCAGAACCCCGGCACCAACCACCCCCGCATGCTCACCGCCCTCGAGGAGGCGAAGAGCAACGGTGCGAGCGTCGTCGCCGTCAACCCGCTCGTCGAGGCAGGCCTCAAGCGCTACAAGAACCCGCAGACCGTGCGCGGCGTCGTGGGCCGAGGGTCGAGCATCGCCGACCAGTACCTGCAGATCCGCTCGGGCGGCGACATGGCGCTCCTGCAGGCGCTCTCCCGCCGCGTGCTCGAGGCCGAGGCGGCAGCACCGGGCACGGTGCTCGACCACGCCTTCCTCGCCGAGCACGCGAGCGGTGTCGAGGAGACCATCGCCCACCTGAGCGCGGTCGACGAGGCCGAGGTGCTCGCCGCGACAGGCCTGACCTCGCAGGAGATCGACGAGCTCGGGCAGCGCTACCTGCGCGCCGACCGCGTCATCATCACCTGGGCGATGGGCATCACGCAGCATAGGAGAGCCGTCGCGACGATCCGCGAGATCGTCAACCTGCTCCTGCTGCGCGGCAACATGGGCAAGCCCGGCGCGGGAGCGTGCCCCGTGCGCGGCCACAGCAACGTGCAGGGCGACCGCACGATGGGCGTGTGGGAGAAGATGCCGGCGTGGTTCCTCGACGCGCTCGAGAGGGAGTTCGGCTTCGCCCCGCCGCGCGAAGAGGGCGTCGACTCGGTGCACGGCGTGCAGGCGATGCGGCGCGGCGAGATTCGCGCGTGGGTCTCGCTCGGCGGCAACTTCGTCGGCGCGATCTCCGACACCGCCGCCGCGGAGGCGGCCATGCGCGGCACCGACCTCACCGTGCAGATCTCGACCAAGCTCAACCGCTCCCACGTCGTCACGGGGCGCGAGGCGATCATCCTTCCCACGCTCGGCCGCACCGAGATCGACCGTCAGGCCTCCGGCGAGCAGTTCGTGACGGTCGAGGACACGGTGTGCGCCGTGCACGCCTCCTACGGCGCGGTGCAACCCGTCGACGAGCGCCTGCTCTCGGAGGTCGCGATCGTGTGCCGCATGGCCGAGGCCGTGCTCGGCGACCGCGTGAGCATCCCGTGGCGCGACTTCGAGGGCGATTACGACCTCATCCGCGACCGCATCAGCCGCGTGGTGCCGGGCTTCGACGACTACTCGGCGCGCGCGCGGCGACCCGAGGGCTTCGTGCTGCCCAACGGCCCGCGCGACTCCCGCAGCTTCGCGACCGCGACGGGGCGCGCCATGCTCACCGTCAACGCGCTCGAGGCCGTCGAGCGGCCCGCCGGTCGCCTGCTGCTGCAGACCCTGCGCTCGCACGACCAGTTCAACACGACCATCTACGGGCTCAACGACCGCTACCGGGGCATCAAGAAGGGTCGCAGGGTCGTGTTCGTGAACCCCGACGACCTCGCCGAGCTCGGCCTCGAGGACGGCCAGCGAGTCGACATCGTGAGCGAGTGGCGCGGCGCCGACCACGGCTTCCTCAGCGATTGGCGCGTGGTCGCCTACCCGACGGCGAGAGGGTGCGCCGCAGCCTACTTCCCGGAGGCCAACGTTCTCGTCCCGCTCGAGAGCGTCGCCGAGGGCAGCAACACGCCTGTCTCGAAGGCGGTCGTCGTGCGGCTCGAGCCGCATCGCGCTGATGCGCCAGACACCGATGCGCCAGACACCGATCGCGCGCCCGAGCCCGCGTCTCGGCCCGACACGGAGCCGTCGCTCACGCGGTAG
- a CDS encoding molybdopterin molybdotransferase MoeA, with protein MVGTSHMRSVEEHLDDILAGVRERPVESVPLDAALGRVLARQVTAQTAIPPFDNSAMDGYAVRAEDVRGASETAFVRLPVTADLPAGAAADARLEPGTAARIMTGAPVPLGADAIVPVEHTDGGTASVRVHREAVLGAHVRRAGTDLEAGATVLSPGVTLTSRAIAAAASAGRATVDVHARPRVAVISTGSELVPPGEPTRRGQIPDSNSFLLAAAVEEAGGAALRLGSVADDVDALRALLERAAREADAIVLSGGVSVGAYDVVKELLAPLGVRFGSVRMQPGKPQGFGHWLDGTPLFAMPGNPVSAAVSFEVFVRPALRRLQGLAEVQRPRVDGTAEVGWRTPQGRRQYIPVTIVRDAAGAVRVRPATAGGSGSHLVASLALADGLAVVDAEVEEVSPGDVVEVLDWRDQPPTA; from the coding sequence ATGGTCGGCACGTCGCACATGCGCAGCGTCGAGGAGCACCTCGACGACATCCTCGCGGGCGTTCGCGAGCGTCCCGTGGAGTCCGTTCCGCTCGACGCGGCGCTCGGGCGCGTGCTCGCGCGGCAGGTGACGGCGCAGACGGCGATCCCCCCGTTCGACAACTCGGCGATGGACGGCTACGCCGTGCGCGCGGAGGACGTGCGCGGTGCATCCGAGACCGCATTCGTGCGCCTGCCCGTCACGGCCGATCTTCCCGCGGGCGCCGCGGCGGATGCTCGGCTCGAGCCCGGCACGGCCGCACGCATCATGACGGGGGCCCCGGTGCCGCTCGGTGCTGATGCGATCGTGCCCGTCGAGCACACCGACGGCGGCACGGCGAGCGTGCGCGTGCACCGGGAGGCGGTGCTCGGGGCGCACGTACGACGCGCGGGCACCGACCTGGAGGCCGGCGCGACGGTGCTCTCCCCCGGCGTGACGCTCACCTCGCGCGCGATCGCGGCGGCGGCGAGCGCGGGACGCGCGACGGTCGACGTGCACGCCCGCCCACGAGTCGCCGTCATCTCGACGGGCAGCGAGCTCGTGCCGCCCGGCGAGCCGACGCGGCGCGGTCAGATTCCCGACTCGAACTCCTTCCTGCTGGCCGCCGCCGTCGAGGAGGCGGGAGGGGCGGCCCTGCGACTCGGCTCGGTGGCCGACGACGTCGACGCTCTGCGCGCGCTGCTGGAGCGGGCCGCGCGCGAGGCCGACGCGATCGTGCTCTCGGGGGGCGTGAGCGTCGGCGCCTACGACGTCGTGAAAGAGCTGCTCGCGCCGCTGGGCGTGCGCTTCGGCAGCGTGCGCATGCAGCCGGGCAAGCCGCAGGGCTTCGGGCACTGGCTCGACGGCACTCCGCTCTTCGCGATGCCCGGCAACCCGGTGAGCGCGGCGGTCTCGTTCGAGGTCTTCGTGCGGCCGGCGCTGCGGCGCCTGCAGGGACTCGCCGAGGTGCAGCGCCCGCGGGTCGACGGCACCGCCGAGGTCGGCTGGCGCACGCCGCAGGGCCGCCGGCAGTACATCCCGGTGACCATCGTGCGGGATGCCGCGGGCGCGGTGCGCGTGCGCCCCGCGACCGCGGGCGGCTCGGGTTCGCACCTCGTGGCGAGTCTCGCACTCGCCGACGGCCTCGCGGTCGTCGACGCGGAGGTCGAGGAGGTCTCCCCCGGAGACGTCGTCGAGGTGCTCGACTGGCGGGATCAGCCGCCTACCGCGTGA
- a CDS encoding branched-chain amino acid aminotransferase, producing the protein MTISLPLAQKDLTFAVTRNESAASDADRAAILANPGFGKTFTDHMVDVCWSEHGGWHRPRVQPYGPIALDPAASVLHYGQEIFEGLKAYRHADGSIWSFRPDANARRMQASARRMALPELPEEYFIESLRQLVAVDGDWVPTAPETSLYLRPFMFAKEAFLGVRPAHKVAYYVIASPAGAYFPGGVSPVSIWLSTEYSRAGKGGTGAAKTGGNYAASLVAQAEAAEHGCQQVLFLDSVEGRYLEELGGMNIVLVTRDGTLVTPQSPSILPGITRDSVLQLAEDRGHTVERRQVSIDEWREGVANGDIVEAFACGTAAVITPIGVISARDFTIGSADAEPGELTMSLREELTDIQYGRRPDPHGWMLRLDA; encoded by the coding sequence ATGACGATCTCGCTGCCCCTAGCCCAGAAGGACCTCACGTTCGCGGTGACGCGCAACGAGTCTGCGGCGAGCGACGCCGATCGCGCGGCGATCCTCGCCAACCCCGGCTTCGGCAAGACCTTCACCGACCACATGGTCGACGTGTGCTGGAGCGAGCACGGCGGCTGGCACCGGCCCCGCGTGCAGCCCTACGGCCCCATCGCCCTCGACCCCGCGGCGAGCGTGCTGCACTACGGCCAGGAGATCTTCGAAGGGCTCAAGGCCTACCGCCACGCCGATGGCTCCATCTGGTCGTTCCGCCCCGACGCCAACGCGCGCCGCATGCAGGCCTCCGCGCGGCGCATGGCGCTGCCTGAGCTGCCCGAGGAGTACTTCATCGAGTCGCTGCGGCAGCTCGTCGCCGTCGACGGCGACTGGGTGCCGACCGCGCCGGAGACGAGTCTCTACCTGCGGCCCTTCATGTTCGCCAAGGAGGCGTTCCTCGGCGTGCGACCCGCCCACAAGGTCGCCTACTACGTCATCGCCTCCCCGGCGGGTGCCTACTTCCCTGGCGGTGTGAGCCCCGTCTCCATCTGGCTCTCCACCGAGTACTCGCGCGCGGGCAAGGGCGGCACGGGCGCCGCCAAGACGGGTGGCAACTACGCCGCCTCGCTCGTGGCGCAGGCCGAGGCCGCCGAGCACGGCTGCCAGCAGGTGCTCTTCCTCGACTCCGTCGAAGGGCGCTACCTCGAAGAGCTCGGCGGCATGAACATCGTGCTCGTGACGCGCGACGGCACGCTCGTGACGCCGCAGAGCCCGTCGATCCTGCCCGGTATCACGCGCGACTCCGTGCTGCAGCTCGCCGAAGACCGCGGCCACACCGTCGAGCGCCGCCAGGTCTCGATCGACGAGTGGCGCGAGGGCGTCGCGAACGGCGACATCGTCGAGGCGTTCGCGTGCGGCACCGCCGCCGTCATCACGCCCATCGGCGTGATCTCGGCCCGCGACTTCACGATCGGCTCCGCCGACGCCGAGCCTGGTGAGCTCACGATGTCGCTGCGCGAGGAGCTCACCGACATCCAGTACGGGCGCCGCCCCGACCCGCACGGCTGGATGCTGCGCCTGGATGCCTGA
- the fdxA gene encoding ferredoxin: protein MTYVIALPCVDLKDRACIDECPVDCIYEGDRMLYIHPDECVDCGACEPVCPVEAIYYEDDTPEKWADYYTANVEFFKEIGSPGGAAKVGVIHYDHPIVAALPPQQQ, encoded by the coding sequence GTGACCTACGTCATCGCCCTCCCCTGTGTCGACCTCAAGGATCGCGCCTGCATCGACGAATGCCCCGTCGACTGCATCTACGAGGGTGACCGGATGCTCTACATCCACCCCGACGAGTGCGTCGACTGCGGCGCCTGCGAGCCGGTGTGCCCTGTCGAGGCCATCTACTACGAAGACGACACCCCCGAGAAGTGGGCCGACTACTACACGGCTAACGTCGAGTTCTTCAAGGAGATCGGCTCTCCCGGTGGAGCAGCCAAGGTCGGCGTCATCCACTACGACCACCCGATCGTGGCCGCGCTGCCGCCGCAGCAGCAGTAG
- a CDS encoding 3-isopropylmalate dehydrogenase encodes MIRTRTLDLAVIAGDGIGPEVTAEALRVLRAAVGDEATVTQTDYPLGAAHYLATGEILGDETLEKLAQHDAILLGAVGGDPRDPKLAGGIIERGLLLKLRFAFDHYVNLRPTRILPGVTSPLADPGEVDFVVVREGTEGPYVGNGGALRVGTPHEIANETSVNTAFGIERVVRFAFTQAAARRQKLTLVHKTNVLVHAGGLWQRVVTAVAAEHPDVSVDYLHVDAATIFLVTDPARFDVIVTDNLFGDILTDLAAAIGGGIGLAASGNLNPSGDFPSMFEPVHGSAPDIAGQQKADPTAAILSVALLLEQSGLGEAAARVTRAVEADLAARGSTPRSTVEIGAAIAEAAAA; translated from the coding sequence GTGATCCGCACCCGCACCCTCGACCTCGCCGTCATCGCCGGCGACGGCATCGGCCCTGAAGTCACCGCCGAGGCGCTGCGCGTGCTGCGCGCCGCCGTGGGCGACGAGGCGACGGTCACGCAGACGGATTACCCGCTCGGTGCCGCGCACTACCTCGCGACCGGCGAGATTCTCGGCGACGAGACCCTCGAGAAGCTCGCCCAGCACGACGCCATCCTGCTCGGCGCCGTCGGCGGGGACCCGCGCGACCCGAAGCTCGCGGGCGGCATCATCGAGCGCGGGCTGCTGCTGAAGCTGCGCTTCGCGTTCGACCACTACGTCAACCTGCGCCCCACGCGCATCCTGCCCGGCGTCACCTCACCGCTCGCCGATCCCGGTGAGGTCGACTTCGTCGTCGTGCGCGAAGGCACGGAGGGGCCCTACGTGGGCAACGGCGGCGCGCTGCGCGTCGGCACGCCGCACGAGATCGCCAACGAGACGAGCGTCAACACCGCCTTCGGCATCGAGCGCGTCGTGCGCTTCGCCTTCACCCAGGCCGCCGCGCGGCGGCAGAAGCTCACCCTCGTCCACAAGACCAACGTGCTCGTGCACGCGGGCGGGCTCTGGCAGCGCGTCGTGACCGCGGTCGCCGCCGAGCACCCCGACGTGAGCGTCGACTACCTGCACGTCGACGCCGCCACGATCTTCCTGGTCACCGACCCGGCGCGCTTCGACGTCATCGTGACCGACAACCTGTTCGGCGACATCCTCACCGATCTCGCCGCCGCCATCGGCGGCGGTATCGGCCTCGCCGCCTCGGGCAACCTCAACCCGAGCGGCGACTTTCCCAGCATGTTCGAGCCGGTCCACGGCTCGGCGCCCGACATCGCCGGCCAGCAGAAGGCAGACCCGACCGCGGCGATCCTCTCCGTGGCGCTGCTGCTCGAGCAGAGCGGCCTCGGCGAGGCCGCGGCCCGTGTGACGCGCGCCGTCGAAGCCGACCTCGCCGCGCGCGGCTCGACTCCGCGCAGCACCGTCGAGATCGGCGCGGCGATCGCGGAGGCCGCCGCGGCCTGA
- the dapC gene encoding succinyldiaminopimelate transaminase, whose protein sequence is MGIALPDFPWDSLAPHAARAREHADGICDLSVGSPVDPTPDVVREALRAATDAHAYPQTTGTAELRAAIVDWYARRRGVSGLGPDAVLPTIGSKELVAWLPLLLGLGPGDVVVHPTVAYPTYAVGAALARATAVAADDPALWPAEVRLVWLNSPGNPTGAVLDVDALRAAVARARELGAVIVNDECYAELGWDAPWADRPAPSILDPRVVGDGPPTGVLSVYSLSKQSNLAGYRAAFLAGDEKLVRSILQVRKHAGLMPPAPVQAAMIAALGDDVHVAEQKELYRARRDALAAAVRTAGLRIDHSEAGLYLWCTRDEPALDTVAWFAEQGILVAPGTFYEGEQSRHVRLALTASDERITAAAARLVSSSNA, encoded by the coding sequence GTGGGTATCGCGTTACCCGACTTCCCGTGGGACTCCCTCGCGCCCCACGCGGCGCGCGCCCGTGAGCACGCCGACGGGATCTGCGACCTCTCCGTCGGATCGCCCGTCGACCCGACGCCCGACGTCGTGCGCGAGGCGTTGCGCGCGGCCACGGATGCCCACGCCTACCCGCAGACGACGGGCACGGCCGAGCTGCGCGCGGCGATCGTCGACTGGTACGCCCGCCGACGCGGCGTGAGCGGGCTCGGCCCCGACGCGGTGCTGCCCACGATCGGCTCGAAGGAGCTCGTCGCGTGGCTGCCGCTCCTGCTCGGGCTCGGCCCCGGCGACGTGGTCGTGCACCCCACGGTCGCCTACCCCACCTACGCCGTCGGCGCGGCCCTCGCGCGTGCGACCGCCGTCGCCGCCGACGACCCCGCGCTGTGGCCCGCCGAGGTGCGCCTCGTGTGGCTCAACAGCCCCGGCAACCCCACGGGAGCGGTGCTCGACGTCGACGCCCTGCGCGCTGCCGTCGCGCGAGCCCGCGAGCTCGGCGCCGTCATCGTCAACGACGAGTGCTACGCCGAACTCGGCTGGGATGCCCCGTGGGCGGACCGGCCAGCGCCGAGCATCCTCGACCCGCGCGTGGTCGGAGACGGCCCCCCGACCGGCGTGCTCAGCGTCTACTCGCTCAGCAAGCAGTCGAACCTCGCCGGCTATCGCGCCGCGTTCCTCGCCGGCGACGAGAAGCTCGTGCGGAGCATCCTGCAGGTGCGCAAGCATGCCGGCCTCATGCCGCCCGCGCCCGTGCAGGCGGCCATGATCGCCGCCCTCGGAGACGACGTCCACGTCGCCGAGCAGAAGGAGCTCTATCGCGCGCGACGGGATGCCCTCGCCGCAGCCGTGCGCACCGCGGGACTGCGCATCGACCACTCCGAAGCCGGGCTGTACCTGTGGTGCACGCGCGACGAGCCCGCCCTCGACACCGTCGCCTGGTTCGCCGAGCAGGGCATTCTCGTCGCCCCCGGCACCTTCTACGAGGGTGAGCAATCGCGCCACGTGCGCCTCGCCCTCACGGCGAGCGATGAGCGCATCACCGCGGCGGCCGCGCGCTTGGTCTCATCCTCCAACGCCTGA
- a CDS encoding DUF6458 family protein: protein MSIGFGIFLFAVGAIFAFAVNVSLDWIELSTVGYILMVAGAITIIIGGVLMARRRSATQETTVDPASGASTTRRTTTDPVD, encoded by the coding sequence ATGAGCATTGGTTTCGGAATCTTCCTGTTTGCCGTTGGCGCGATCTTCGCCTTCGCCGTCAACGTCAGCCTCGACTGGATCGAGCTGTCCACGGTCGGCTACATCCTCATGGTGGCCGGTGCCATCACCATCATCATCGGCGGTGTCCTCATGGCCCGTCGTCGTTCGGCAACGCAGGAGACGACCGTCGACCCCGCATCCGGTGCGAGCACGACGCGCCGCACCACGACCGACCCGGTCGATTAG